A part of Phoenix dactylifera cultivar Barhee BC4 chromosome 2, palm_55x_up_171113_PBpolish2nd_filt_p, whole genome shotgun sequence genomic DNA contains:
- the LOC103719193 gene encoding E3 ubiquitin-protein ligase AIRP2-like isoform X2, giving the protein MFLGSMRKSFKDSLKVLEADIQHANTLASDFPREYDGACLQMRVSYSPAAHLFLFLVQWTDCSLAGALGLLRILIYKVYVDGTTTMSTHERKASIKEFYAVIFPSLLQLQRGITDMEDKKQRAVCMERYRRRDDDERKQLSDIDAEREEECGICMEMNSKIVLPNCSHALCMNCYRDWNSRSRSCPFCRDSLMRVNSGDLWVYTDSRDVVDMATVSRENLRRLFMYIDKLPLVVPDAVFDAYDSHVK; this is encoded by the exons ATGTTCCTGGGTTCCATGCGGAAATCGTTCAAGGATTCGCTCAAAGTTTTGGAAGCTGACATCCAGCATGCTAACACGCT GGCTTCTGATTTTCCCAGAGAATATGACGGCGCATGTCTTCAGATGCGAGTATCATATAGTCCAGCTGCAcacttatttctttttctggtGCAATGGACTGACTGTAGCCTTGCTGGGGCTCTTGGACTGCTGAGAATTCTGATATATAAG GTTTATGTTGATGGAACGACAACCATGTCAACCCATGAAAGGAAAGCAAGTATTAAAGAATTTTATG CTGTAATTTTTCCCTCTTTGCTGCAACTACAAAGAGGGATCACTGATATGGAAGATAAAAAGCAAAGGGCAGTATGCATGGAAAGGTATAGGagaagagatgatgatgagaggAAGCAGTTATCAGATATAGATgctgaaagagaagaagaatgtGGGATTTGCATGGAAATGAATAGCAAGATTGTGTTGCCCAACTGTAGCCATGCTCTGTGCATGAACTGCTACCGTGATTG GAACTCAAGATCTCGATCATGCCCCTTTTGCCGCGATAGCCTCATGAGAGTCAACTCGGGCGATTTATGGGTATATACCGATAGCAGAGATGTTGTCGATATGGCGACGGTGTCAAGAGAGAATCTCAGACGCCTATTCATGTACATAGACAAGTTGCCTCTTGTAGTCCCGGATGCTGTTTTCGATGCCTACGATTCTCATGTGAAATAA
- the LOC103719193 gene encoding E3 ubiquitin-protein ligase AIRP2-like isoform X1 produces the protein MFLGSMRKSFKDSLKVLEADIQHANTLLPHSCLSQLECIMTRASDFPREYDGACLQMRVSYSPAAHLFLFLVQWTDCSLAGALGLLRILIYKVYVDGTTTMSTHERKASIKEFYAVIFPSLLQLQRGITDMEDKKQRAVCMERYRRRDDDERKQLSDIDAEREEECGICMEMNSKIVLPNCSHALCMNCYRDWNSRSRSCPFCRDSLMRVNSGDLWVYTDSRDVVDMATVSRENLRRLFMYIDKLPLVVPDAVFDAYDSHVK, from the exons ATGTTCCTGGGTTCCATGCGGAAATCGTTCAAGGATTCGCTCAAAGTTTTGGAAGCTGACATCCAGCATGCTAACACGCT GTTGCCACATTCTTGTTTGAGTCAGCTTGAGTGTATCATGACTAG GGCTTCTGATTTTCCCAGAGAATATGACGGCGCATGTCTTCAGATGCGAGTATCATATAGTCCAGCTGCAcacttatttctttttctggtGCAATGGACTGACTGTAGCCTTGCTGGGGCTCTTGGACTGCTGAGAATTCTGATATATAAG GTTTATGTTGATGGAACGACAACCATGTCAACCCATGAAAGGAAAGCAAGTATTAAAGAATTTTATG CTGTAATTTTTCCCTCTTTGCTGCAACTACAAAGAGGGATCACTGATATGGAAGATAAAAAGCAAAGGGCAGTATGCATGGAAAGGTATAGGagaagagatgatgatgagaggAAGCAGTTATCAGATATAGATgctgaaagagaagaagaatgtGGGATTTGCATGGAAATGAATAGCAAGATTGTGTTGCCCAACTGTAGCCATGCTCTGTGCATGAACTGCTACCGTGATTG GAACTCAAGATCTCGATCATGCCCCTTTTGCCGCGATAGCCTCATGAGAGTCAACTCGGGCGATTTATGGGTATATACCGATAGCAGAGATGTTGTCGATATGGCGACGGTGTCAAGAGAGAATCTCAGACGCCTATTCATGTACATAGACAAGTTGCCTCTTGTAGTCCCGGATGCTGTTTTCGATGCCTACGATTCTCATGTGAAATAA
- the LOC103719205 gene encoding sphingolipid delta(4)-desaturase DES1-like, with the protein MEGKEEGGMATDFFWSYTDEPHASRRRLILSQYPQIRELFGPDHWAFLKVSAVVLLQLWTATYLHSASWVKILTVSYFFGAFLNHNLFLAIHELSHNLAFSTPSYNRWLGIFANLPIGVPMSITFQKYHLEHHRFQGVDGIDMDIPSYAETHIVTNTITKSIWVLFQLFFYALRPLFLKPKPPGLWEFANFAIQIALDASLVYFWGWKSFAYLILATFVGGGIHPIAGHFISEHYVFNPDQETYSYYGPLNLMTWSVGYHNEHHDFPRIPGNRLHKVKEIAPEYYNNLKSHRSWSQVIYMYIMDRTVGPYSRIKRKISKDAGVTKKDE; encoded by the exons ATGGAGGGCAAGGAGGAAGGGGGGATGGCGACGGACTTCTTCTGGTCGTACACCGACGAGCCGCACGCTTCCCGCCGCCGGCTCATCCTCTCCCAGTACCCTCAGATCCGAGAGCTCTTCGGCCCCGACCACTGGGCCTTCCTCAAG GTCTCTGCAGTTGTTCTTCTTCAGCTATGGACTGCAACCTACCTCCATAGTGCAAGCTGGGTGAAGATACTAACGGTTTCGTATTTCTTTGGTGCCTTCCTAAACCACAACCTCTTCCTAGCCATCCATGAACTCAGCCACAATCTAGCCTTCTCGACCCCATCTTACAATCGCTGGTTAGGAATCTTTGCCAACCTTCCTATTGGTGTTCCCATGTCCATCACATTCCAAAAGTACCACTTGGAGCACCACCGTTTCCAGGGTGTTGACGGTATCGACATGGACATCCCCAGCTATGCTGAGACCCATATTGTTACAAACACCATCACCAAATCCATATGGGTCCTATTCCAGCTCTTCTTTTATGCTCTTAGACCACTCTTTCTCAAACCCAAGCCCCCCGGATTGTGGGAATTCGCCAATTTTGCAATCCAGATTGCTCTTGATGCCAGTTTGGTCTACTTCTGGGGTTGGAAATCATTTGCTTATCTAATACTTGCAACATTCGTCGGAGGTGGCATACATCCGATAGCAGGTCACTTCATTTCGGAGCACTATGTTTTCAATCCAGACCAGGAGACATACTCATACTATGGCCCCTTGAATCTGATGACATGGAGCGTGGGATACCATAATGAGCACCATGATTTCCCTAGAATCCCAGGGAACAGGCTCCACAAGGTGAAGGAAATAGCCCCGGAGTACTACAACAACTTAAAGTCACACAGGTCCTGGAGCCAAGTGATATACATGTATATCATGGACAGAACAGTAGGACCCTACAGCCGAATCAAGAGAAAGATATCCAAGGATGCTGGGGTGACCAAGAAAGATGAGTAG